GACGTTCAACTTGTTCGACCTCGACGAAGGTTCCAATTGCAATGACAACCTCGGCACCAAGCTGATCCCCAGAATCATCATGACAACAAATATCGTGTTAATCGAAAAAGCTGATAAACGCATGTTAATTTTAGATTTGATGATTTATGATTTTAGATTTTCAATTTTCAATTATCACCGTGTTCATGTGCGACAACCCAAGATTATTCTCGTAAATTACCGTGTCGCCGGGGGAGATGCCTTCTTCCACGCTGACTTCCATGCTGTTCTCGTATCCCGTGGTGACGTATCGCCATATTGCTTTTCCTTTTTGACAGACGAATACGACTTTTTTGCCTTGTCGGGGAAGAACGGCTGATTTGGGGATGATGATCTTGTGATCGATTTGTCGTTTGATCAGTATACTCACGTTCATTCCGTCTATCAACAGCCCTTGGTGGTTATCCGTGATAGCTTTCACTTTAACCATGCCATTTTCGTCGATGCGGGGATTTACTTCGATGATCTTTCCGGTTAGGGTATATTCGTGATTAGCGTAAGGAGTTATTTCGACCTCCATGCCGGAGTGGAGATTTCCGATTTCGGTTTCCAGCACGTTGAACACGACTTCCATTTTCGAATCGTCAATGAGCGTGCATAAAGATTTATAGGCGGAGGTTTGGTTATAGGGTTTGGCCTCAAGATCAGCGATAATCCCGTCAAAAGGGGCTCTGGTTTTTACGAGGGTATACTCTTTTTGCGCTTTTTCGAAGGCTTTCACGCTGGACGTGTAGCCGCATTGCAAGTACATGGCTTCTTTGCGTCGCGGGGGGAGTTGTACGGTGTCATCCAATGTTTTGAATCCTTCATTTATGATGGCCAGTTTTAAATCGAGGAAGGCTTTCTGTAAGGACAAACGAGCGTCTTCCAGTGCAAACGTGGCCTTTTCGTCGTCAACTTCTGCAATAATATCCCCTTTTTTTACCCGATCCCCGTTTTTCACGTTCACCTTTCTCACGACATCAGCCACCTCGAAATTAAGAGCCGCT
The window above is part of the Butyricimonas paravirosa genome. Proteins encoded here:
- a CDS encoding efflux RND transporter periplasmic adaptor subunit, whose product is MYYRFILPLTLLLLACNGKEKQKEENEDEQYAKIEQQDEKTIVKVQVAREDRFNLELVSNGKAEANRKAALNFEVADVVRKVNVKNGDRVKKGDIIAEVDDEKATFALEDARLSLQKAFLDLKLAIINEGFKTLDDTVQLPPRRKEAMYLQCGYTSSVKAFEKAQKEYTLVKTRAPFDGIIADLEAKPYNQTSAYKSLCTLIDDSKMEVVFNVLETEIGNLHSGMEVEITPYANHEYTLTGKIIEVNPRIDENGMVKVKAITDNHQGLLIDGMNVSILIKRQIDHKIIIPKSAVLPRQGKKVVFVCQKGKAIWRYVTTGYENSMEVSVEEGISPGDTVIYENNLGLSHMNTVIIEN